The stretch of DNA GCCGAGCCGTAGACATAGTTGGCGCGGCGCACGCGCGAACCCGCGATCGATGAGAACGCGACGATGCGGCCCGATCCCTGAGCCTGCATCGTGTTCGCAAGCACGGTCAGCAGGCTGACCTGGGCGAGGTAGTCGGTGTGCACGATCGCGGCCGCGTGCGCGGAATCCTTCTCCGCGCGCGCCTGGTCGCCGAGGATGCCGAACGCCAGCACCGCGGTGCCGAACGGCCCGAACTCAGCGACGATGGCTTCAACCAACGGCGCGTGTGACGCAAGGTCATCGGCATCGAATTCCCGCACGTGCACCGCAGCGGCGCCGGCGGCCCGCACGGCCGCGACCTCGTCGTCGAGCTTGTCGGCGCGACGGGCCGCCAGCAACACGGTCGCGCCAGGTGCCAGCCGCAGGGCCAGCTCGAGCCCGATCTCGCTGCGGCCACCGAAAATCACGACCAGGCCGGCGTCCGTGTCCTTCACGGCCCTGATTATGTCCTGCGCTACCGTGAGCCTTGATGGCGAAGGCAACCACCCGGCTCACCAACGACGCGCTGGCGTTTCTCACCGAACGGCATTTGGCCATGTTGACGACGCTGCGTTCGGACAATTCACCGCATGTCGTCGCGGTAGGTTTCACCTTCGATCCCAAGACCCACATCGCCAGGGTCATCACCACGGGCGGCTCCCAGAAGGCGGTGAATGCCCAGGAGCGCGGCGTCGCGGTGCTGAGCCAGGTCGACGGCGCGCGGTGGCTGTCACTGGAAGGCAAGTCGACCGTCAACACCGAGGCCGAGGCGGTGCGCGACGCTGAACTGCGCTACGCGCAGCGATATCGCACGCCGCGGGTCAACCCCAAGCGTGTGGTGATCGAGGTCCGCATCGAGCGGGTGCTCGGGTCGTCGGATCTGCTGGACCGCGCCGAGGATTAGTCCGCGGGCACCACGACCAACTCGTGCGGGCGGTTGTTCATCGATAGCGCCCCGTCGGCGGTGACTACGACGATGTCCTCGATGCGGGCCCCCCATTGGCCAGGAAAGTAGATGCCGGGCTCCACGGAGAACGCCATGCCCGGCTCGAGCGGCAGGTCGTTGCCCGCGACGATGTAGGGCTCCTCGTGCACCGACAGCCCGATACCGTGGCCGGTGCGGTGGACGAACGCTTCCGCCAAGCCCTCGGCTGCGAGCACGTCGCGGGCGACGGCATCCACCTGTTCCGCGGTCACCCCTGGCCGCACGGCATCGACGGCCGCCTGCTGCGCGCGCTGCAGGACGGCGTAACGGCGGGCGACCTCTGGGTCGGGCTCGCCGATGCTGTAGGTGCGCGTGGAGTCGGAGTTGTAGCCCGGCTCATACGGACCGCCGATGTCCACGACAACGACGTCGCCGACCCGCAGTTCGCGGTCCGAGCACTCGTGGTGCGGGTCGGCGCCATGCGGGCCAGAGCCGACGATGATGAACGCCGCCTCCGAATGTCCTTCAGAAACAATGGCTTTGGCGATATCAGCGGCGACGTCGGCCTCGGTTCTGCCTGGCACCAGAAACTCCGGCACCCGGGCGTGCACCCGGTCGATCGCGGCACCGGCCTTGCGCAGCGCGTCGATCTCGGCGTCATCCTTGATCATCCTAAGTCGGCGCAACACGTCGGTCGCCAGCACCGGGACCACACCAAGCACGTCGGCCAACGGCAGAAGATGCAGCGCGGGCATGGAATCGGTGACGGCGGTCGCGGCGGGCGCACCGCCTAACGCCTCGGCCACCAGTCGGTATGGGGCGTCGCCGTCCACCCAATCGCACACGGCCAGACCGAGTTCGGTGACCGCGGATTCTTTGAGCGACGCCAGTTCCAGCCGCGGCACGACGACCATCGGGTCACCACTGGCCGGCAACACCAGCGCGGTCAGCCGCTCGAAGGTCTGGGCCCGCGCGCCGACCAAGTAGCGCAGGTCGTAACCGGGCGTGATGACCAGACCGGCCAGACCCGCATCGGCGGCGGCCGACGCAGCGGCACTAAGCCGTTGGGCGTAGACATCAGTGCTGAATCGACTGGCGCTCATGCCATGAAGGCTAATCGCGGGCCGAATAGCTGGCGACCTCGACGAGATTCCCGTCGGGGTCGCGGCAGTAGTGCGAGATCATCGGGCCGAGTGCGCCGGTCTTCGGAACCGGGCCCGCGGTGATCGTGACGCCGCACCCGCGCAGGTGCTCGCCGATCTCATCCGGGGTGCGGTCGGCGATAAAGCACAGGTCCAGCGATCCGGGCGTGTCGACGGCTCCGGTCTCCCAGTTCGCCGCACCGGTGGGGCGCACATTGATCTTCTGGTTTCCGAAGACCAGGGCTATCCGGTTGTCGCCAAAGACTTCTCGTCGCATTCCGAGCACGCGCACGTACCAGTCGGTAGTGGTGTCGACGTCGCTGCAGTTGAGCACGACATGGTCAATCCGATCAACAACAAAGGCCATGCCTCAAGGTACTGCGGCCGGCATCCGCGTGAACACATCGCAAATCTGTAATGTCAATTGACGATATAGTAAGGTTTTCGCATGAGTCCTGCCGAAAACGTTGATGCTCGCATCAACCTTGGCGTGCTGTTGCTGATTCCGTACCGACACATGGAGGAGCGGATCTTCAATGCCATTCAGGAGGCGGGTTTCAACGATTGGACGCTGGCCCAGGCAAAGGTATTTCAGCGCATCGCTCCAGAGGGGTCGCGGCTCACCACTCTTGCGGCGCAATCCCAGATGACGAAGCAGAGTGCGGGTGTGTTGGTCGATGAGTTGGAGCGCTTGGGATATGTCCGCCGCGTCCCGGACCCAACGGATAAGCGTGCCAGGCTGATCCAGATTCAAGACCGTGGACGGCGTGCGATTGAGGTCGGTCAAGTCGCTCACGACTCGATCGTCGCCGAGTGGCGGCAATACCTGGGCACCCGCAACTTCAAGGTGCTGCTTGAGCTGCTGGAGCAGCTACGGGAAATCACCGACCCGTTTGCAGGAATTCGCGACCGGGACGAGCTCGTCGCAGCTGCCCAACGCGAGTTATCCACTCTCTTCGATCCCGCTCGCTCCATCCAAAGTGACCCCTTGGCATAGTCAAGGTGTCTTACTAGTGTCGTCAGCTATACTGACGACTGTCCCTGGCGTCTCAATGCGCGTCGCTGTCCGAACTGCCCTGGCTGATAGTCGCCGGCCCACGCTTCATCGGTGACGCTGCCACCGTCGGCGATGCGGTGCCCTGCTCGGCTGGTTCCAGCGCGGCACGCTCGGGTTCGGTGAAGACCGTCGCCTCCATCTACCCATGGGTCCTACCGTCGTCGGGTCAGAGTTCTCGCGCGGCGGCGCAACACCGTGACAGGTCTTGCCGCGTATTCCTTTTCGATCGCACGCGCTCCTGCGCGGAAGAATTCACGCACGTTGTCGCTGACGCTCTTCTCGTCACCGTTGGTGACCGTGAACTGCGCCGTCCAAATCACGGTGCAGCGGTGGGGTCGGCCCTCGCGAATCCGCAGCTCGCCGCGAAAGTCGGTGATCGGCAACTCAGTGGACTCTGCGTCATACCGGTAGAGCCGTTGCGCGGCGTCGCGTTCGGTCAACCGCTCCACCCATCGCAACCCGTCGCGGGTCACCAACGTCCGCGTCGCACCCGGCTCCTCGCCCTCGCCCTCGGCCCCGGTGAGCATCGGATGCCAGCGCGCGATGCTCTGAAACGAACCGAGCTCGCGCCACATCGAATCTGCACTGCGGTGGACGTCGGCGAACACCTGCACCTGAGTCATGCCAACGGATACCCGCAGATCCCTTTCACAACCCCTGGCAGGATGGCCCGCATGTCATTAGTGCTGCTCGACGGCGCCAGCATGTGGTTTCGCTCGTATTTCGGTGTGCCCTCATCGATCAAGGCGCCTGACGGGCGACCCGTCAACGCGCTGCGCGGCTTTCTGGACGCGGTCGCGACGGTGATCACGCGCGAGCGGCCAACCCGCCTGGTGGTGTGCCGCGACGACGACTGGCGTCCACAGTGGCGCGTCGAGCTGATCCCGTCATACAAGGCGCACCGCGTGCTCGAGGAAAACCCCGATGGCCAGCCGGACATCGAAGAGGTGCCCGACGAGCTGACGCCGCAGGTGGACATGATCATGGAGATGCTCGACGCCTTCGGCATTCCAACGGCAGGAGCGCCGGCATGCGAGGCCGACGATGTGCTCGGCACGCTGGCCTGCCGGGAGCGTCGCGACCCAGTTGTCGTGGTCAGCGGCGACCGCGATCTGCTGCAACTGGTGTGCGACGAGCCAGTCCAGGTGCGGGTGCTCTACCTCGGTCGCGGGCTGGCGAAAGCGACAAAATGGGGGCCTGTGGAAGTCGCCGAAACCTATGGTGTGCCCGTCGACCGCGCCGGACCCGCATATGCCGAGTTGGCGTTGCTGCGCGGCGATCCGTCCGACGGGCTACCCGGAGTCCCCGGTGTCGGCGAGAAGACGGCGGCAACGCTGTTGGCCCAACATGGGTCACTCGAGGCAATCCTGGCTGCCGCGCACGACCCCAAATCGAAGATGTCCAAGGCGTATCGGACAAAGCTGCTGGCGGCCACCGACTACATCGACGCCGCGGGACCGGTGGTGCGGGTGGCCACCGATGCCGACGTCAACTTCTCGACGCCATCCGACACCCTGCCGCTGGCAGCCGAACACCCACGCAAAGTGGTGAAACTCGCTGAGCAGTACGGGGTTACGTCATCGATCGGCAGGTTGCAGAAGGCGCTCGACGCGTTGCCCGGGTGATTCGACTGCGTGGCGGCTACTTCGGGCCGACTCCGGGGCGACTGCTTGGGCCGACGCCGGGGCGGCTACTTCGGCCTGCCCACCTC from Mycobacterium sp. JS623 encodes:
- a CDS encoding SDR family NAD(P)-dependent oxidoreductase produces the protein MKDTDAGLVVIFGGRSEIGLELALRLAPGATVLLAARRADKLDDEVAAVRAAGAAAVHVREFDADDLASHAPLVEAIVAEFGPFGTAVLAFGILGDQARAEKDSAHAAAIVHTDYLAQVSLLTVLANTMQAQGSGRIVAFSSIAGSRVRRANYVYGSAKLGLDGFCSGLADALHGTGVHLLVVRPGFVIGRMTEGMTPAPFSRTPAQVATAAAHALRKGRSTVWVPAPLGLLAFAFRMTPRFIWRRMPR
- a CDS encoding F420-dependent biliverdin reductase; this encodes MAKATTRLTNDALAFLTERHLAMLTTLRSDNSPHVVAVGFTFDPKTHIARVITTGGSQKAVNAQERGVAVLSQVDGARWLSLEGKSTVNTEAEAVRDAELRYAQRYRTPRVNPKRVVIEVRIERVLGSSDLLDRAED
- a CDS encoding M24 family metallopeptidase, with product MSASRFSTDVYAQRLSAAASAAADAGLAGLVITPGYDLRYLVGARAQTFERLTALVLPASGDPMVVVPRLELASLKESAVTELGLAVCDWVDGDAPYRLVAEALGGAPAATAVTDSMPALHLLPLADVLGVVPVLATDVLRRLRMIKDDAEIDALRKAGAAIDRVHARVPEFLVPGRTEADVAADIAKAIVSEGHSEAAFIIVGSGPHGADPHHECSDRELRVGDVVVVDIGGPYEPGYNSDSTRTYSIGEPDPEVARRYAVLQRAQQAAVDAVRPGVTAEQVDAVARDVLAAEGLAEAFVHRTGHGIGLSVHEEPYIVAGNDLPLEPGMAFSVEPGIYFPGQWGARIEDIVVVTADGALSMNNRPHELVVVPAD
- a CDS encoding VOC family protein, with product MAFVVDRIDHVVLNCSDVDTTTDWYVRVLGMRREVFGDNRIALVFGNQKINVRPTGAANWETGAVDTPGSLDLCFIADRTPDEIGEHLRGCGVTITAGPVPKTGALGPMISHYCRDPDGNLVEVASYSARD
- a CDS encoding SRPBCC family protein, with product MTQVQVFADVHRSADSMWRELGSFQSIARWHPMLTGAEGEGEEPGATRTLVTRDGLRWVERLTERDAAQRLYRYDAESTELPITDFRGELRIREGRPHRCTVIWTAQFTVTNGDEKSVSDNVREFFRAGARAIEKEYAARPVTVLRRRARTLTRRR
- a CDS encoding 5'-3' exonuclease, which encodes MARMSLVLLDGASMWFRSYFGVPSSIKAPDGRPVNALRGFLDAVATVITRERPTRLVVCRDDDWRPQWRVELIPSYKAHRVLEENPDGQPDIEEVPDELTPQVDMIMEMLDAFGIPTAGAPACEADDVLGTLACRERRDPVVVVSGDRDLLQLVCDEPVQVRVLYLGRGLAKATKWGPVEVAETYGVPVDRAGPAYAELALLRGDPSDGLPGVPGVGEKTAATLLAQHGSLEAILAAAHDPKSKMSKAYRTKLLAATDYIDAAGPVVRVATDADVNFSTPSDTLPLAAEHPRKVVKLAEQYGVTSSIGRLQKALDALPG